The following coding sequences lie in one Spirosoma sp. KUDC1026 genomic window:
- a CDS encoding IPT/TIG domain-containing protein — MNRFTRWGNLILLVVGLISFIAACKNEDSPAPVLSVTGISPTSAPAGTTVVITGTNFNATPASNTVTFGTVSASVVAASTTQLSVIVPTGAGTPISVTANGQSAQGPAFSISAKPVVTKTGSLTVSETWTSGNVYLLRGFVNVKPGVVITIQPGTIIKGGTVDEDPTGSKRGGTLIVEQGARLEAVGTAQQPIVFTSNRAAGSRKSGDWGGIVLIGKAPHNRPASQSAEGGIGIQLGAFTESTDNSGSLRYVRIEFGGIALTSEANSEINGLTMYGVGSGTTIDHVQVSYSGDDSFEWFGGTVNAKYLVAFRGFDDDFDTDWGYTGKVQFGVSLRDPQVADQSSSNCFESDNFNSGENAGGVALTANNGLPLTQPTFANISGFLTSGTPSTASTSGTGGSGPYQSAMHLRRNTAISIINSVFVGWPEGLRLDGTTTGTLNNASTGALEVQGVTVANSLTAVRGAGNITNDQATAYFSLAARKNTVIASSDLASLLLNANSFSLTAPSFLPGISSPLLVSANAATGGKLSDSFFTSAPYRGAFNGTDNWLSGWTNFNPQNTNYDQ; from the coding sequence ATGAATCGATTCACTCGGTGGGGAAATCTAATTTTACTCGTAGTAGGGCTTATCAGCTTTATTGCAGCCTGTAAAAATGAAGATTCACCCGCTCCAGTACTCAGCGTTACGGGTATCAGCCCAACCTCAGCCCCTGCTGGCACAACGGTTGTCATTACAGGTACTAATTTCAATGCGACTCCAGCCAGCAATACTGTAACGTTTGGTACGGTTTCGGCATCGGTCGTAGCTGCCTCAACGACGCAACTGTCGGTTATTGTGCCAACTGGTGCAGGTACACCAATTTCGGTAACGGCAAATGGACAGTCTGCTCAAGGCCCGGCTTTCTCAATCAGCGCTAAACCGGTTGTAACTAAAACAGGTAGCCTTACGGTAAGTGAAACCTGGACCTCCGGTAATGTCTATTTACTGCGCGGATTTGTGAACGTTAAACCGGGCGTTGTCATCACTATCCAGCCAGGAACGATCATCAAAGGCGGAACCGTTGACGAAGATCCAACCGGATCGAAGCGGGGTGGTACGCTGATCGTTGAACAGGGTGCCCGACTGGAAGCAGTTGGTACAGCCCAGCAGCCAATTGTCTTTACCTCAAACCGGGCGGCTGGTTCGCGTAAATCGGGTGACTGGGGCGGAATTGTTCTGATCGGTAAAGCGCCCCACAACCGGCCAGCCAGTCAGTCGGCAGAAGGTGGTATCGGTATCCAGTTGGGTGCTTTCACTGAATCGACCGATAACTCAGGTTCGCTGCGTTACGTTCGTATCGAGTTTGGCGGTATTGCGCTGACGAGTGAGGCAAACAGCGAAATTAACGGATTGACGATGTACGGCGTTGGTTCGGGAACAACCATTGATCACGTACAGGTTTCGTACAGCGGTGATGACTCGTTCGAGTGGTTTGGCGGTACCGTCAATGCAAAATATCTGGTTGCCTTCCGTGGTTTTGATGATGATTTCGATACGGACTGGGGCTATACCGGTAAAGTTCAGTTTGGCGTATCGCTCCGCGACCCGCAGGTAGCTGACCAATCGAGCTCAAACTGTTTTGAATCGGATAACTTCAACTCAGGCGAAAACGCAGGTGGCGTTGCCCTGACGGCCAATAACGGTCTGCCATTGACGCAGCCAACCTTTGCCAATATCAGCGGTTTCCTGACGAGCGGTACGCCAAGTACGGCCTCGACATCGGGCACGGGCGGTAGCGGACCGTATCAGTCCGCCATGCACCTGCGTCGGAACACGGCGATCAGCATTATCAACTCGGTATTTGTTGGCTGGCCTGAAGGACTTCGCCTGGACGGCACTACAACAGGTACGCTGAACAACGCTAGCACGGGTGCTCTGGAAGTACAGGGCGTAACAGTAGCTAACTCGTTGACAGCGGTTCGGGGAGCCGGTAACATCACCAACGATCAGGCAACGGCTTATTTCTCGCTGGCTGCCCGTAAGAATACGGTAATCGCTTCGTCGGACCTGGCCTCGCTGTTATTAAACGCGAACAGCTTTAGCCTGACAGCGCCAAGTTTCCTACCAGGAATCAGCTCTCCGTTACTGGTATCGGCTAATGCTGCTACGGGCGGAAAACTGTCTGATTCGTTCTTTACGTCGGCTCCTTACCGAGGTGCGTTCAACGGAACGGATAACTGGCTGTCGGGCTGGACAAACTTCAATCCGCAGAATACGAATTACGATCAATAG
- a CDS encoding TonB-dependent receptor yields the protein MNRNLIVLFFTLFSLTAWAQTGTVRGTVKDAKTKESLIGCTVRIDGTQLGGTTDIDGGFTIQNVPAGTQKVVVSYISYQTKEIPNVRIESGNTTVIDTELDEEGKSLQEVVVRANKATNTEIAVITEVKQIKALAVGISAAQIQKSQDRDAAAAIRRVPGVSILDNRFVLIRGLGSRYNSVLINDVIAPSTEVETRSFSFDIIPSNILDRMIVYKSGSAELPGDFAGGIVKIYTKRRPSSNFIDVGLTLGYRPGTTGEQTQSHQRGGLSALGLWSPKQTIPTSFPTRSGDFNALGAPQRAAYAKLLPNSWGLTNVSVMPDIRFALNTGRRFDIGNVQVSNLTSINYSLTNQITNIDLRVYENGAVANSVNQDYKDASYARQSRLGLLHNWSLRFSPTFTLEWKTLFNQLGNQETVVRQGQNFDSNADIRSYSQRFENRSIATTQVSGDHQLNELTKLNWIAGYGYSGRWEPDWKRARYQAPLNSGENGVYTLVTPLSPNPIDVGRFYSKLNEQTISLIGNYDHTFGNPTDREPGHLKAGIYAEQRVRDYSARFYGYNSIAGTTSDGAIVQQQPIGSIFSPANVSGQPGGFSLLDGTSDLDSYRGGNTYGAAYVSGDFNLGSRTNVTLGLRGEYNIQELKIQRLGVDQQLVNRRIFSPLPSLNVTHKLTDKHSVRLAYSATVNRPELRELAPFQYFDFNLLAVVTGNTELTTATIQNVDLKWEYYPSPNELISVTGFYKHFRNPIESFLLPTGNGFSYTFINAPSARNFGVEVEMRKGFSQSGSKFLQNLQVVANGSLIDSRVTLGDFVRAPDATSTVIDVPLKDLADRTRPLANQSPYLVNAGVYYQEPNSGLQWNVLYNIYGPRIFAVGTRNNPTIYELPRHAIDLNISKTFNQKIDVRLGIQDILNQATRYAQDFNGNGRVDRDLTSQSVNADQIFRRFRRGQYVTLTGVYTFGRRTIVP from the coding sequence ATGAACCGAAATTTAATTGTTCTCTTCTTTACGCTGTTCTCTCTGACAGCATGGGCGCAGACCGGTACCGTACGAGGTACTGTCAAAGACGCCAAAACCAAAGAATCTCTAATCGGCTGTACCGTCCGTATTGATGGTACCCAACTCGGCGGAACAACCGACATCGATGGGGGCTTCACCATTCAGAACGTACCGGCCGGTACCCAGAAAGTAGTTGTCTCCTACATTTCTTACCAGACGAAAGAAATTCCGAACGTTCGGATTGAATCGGGAAACACAACGGTGATCGATACCGAGCTGGACGAAGAAGGTAAATCACTCCAGGAGGTAGTTGTCCGGGCCAACAAAGCCACTAACACCGAAATCGCCGTTATTACGGAAGTTAAGCAAATAAAAGCGCTAGCCGTAGGTATCTCGGCGGCTCAGATTCAGAAATCGCAGGACCGCGATGCGGCTGCCGCCATCCGCCGGGTACCTGGTGTCAGCATCCTCGATAACCGGTTTGTCCTGATCCGGGGTTTAGGCTCCCGCTATAACTCTGTACTGATCAACGACGTAATTGCCCCATCGACCGAGGTTGAAACCCGTTCGTTCTCATTCGACATTATTCCCAGTAACATTCTTGACCGGATGATCGTCTACAAATCCGGTTCAGCCGAACTGCCCGGTGATTTTGCGGGGGGGATCGTAAAAATCTACACCAAGCGTCGCCCAAGCAGCAACTTCATTGACGTAGGCTTGACGCTGGGCTACCGCCCTGGCACAACAGGCGAACAGACGCAGTCGCACCAGCGTGGTGGCCTGAGTGCGCTGGGACTGTGGTCGCCTAAACAAACAATTCCAACCAGCTTCCCAACTCGGTCGGGTGATTTTAACGCCCTTGGTGCTCCGCAACGAGCGGCTTATGCCAAGCTGTTGCCCAATTCATGGGGATTAACGAATGTTTCTGTCATGCCCGATATCCGGTTTGCACTCAATACGGGTCGCCGGTTCGACATCGGGAACGTACAGGTTAGTAACCTGACCAGCATTAACTACAGCCTGACGAATCAGATAACGAATATTGACCTGCGCGTTTATGAAAACGGGGCAGTTGCCAACTCAGTCAATCAGGACTATAAAGATGCCAGCTACGCTCGTCAGTCGCGGTTAGGCTTACTGCACAACTGGTCGCTACGCTTTTCGCCCACGTTTACGCTGGAGTGGAAAACACTCTTTAACCAACTGGGTAACCAGGAAACGGTTGTCCGGCAGGGGCAGAATTTCGACTCGAACGCTGATATCCGCAGCTACTCGCAGCGGTTCGAGAACCGCAGTATTGCCACAACGCAGGTTTCCGGTGATCATCAGTTGAATGAACTGACGAAACTAAACTGGATTGCTGGTTACGGGTATTCGGGACGCTGGGAGCCCGATTGGAAACGGGCGCGCTACCAGGCTCCTCTGAACAGTGGTGAAAATGGTGTGTATACGCTGGTTACGCCCCTGTCGCCTAACCCAATCGACGTAGGCCGTTTCTACTCAAAACTAAATGAACAGACAATCTCGCTGATCGGTAACTACGATCACACCTTCGGCAACCCAACGGACCGGGAACCTGGTCACCTGAAAGCCGGTATCTACGCGGAGCAACGGGTCCGCGATTATTCGGCTCGCTTCTACGGCTACAATAGTATTGCGGGCACAACCAGTGATGGAGCCATTGTGCAGCAGCAGCCTATTGGTTCGATCTTTTCGCCCGCTAACGTAAGCGGTCAGCCCGGTGGCTTCTCGCTGCTGGACGGTACGTCGGATCTTGATTCGTATCGGGGTGGCAACACCTATGGCGCTGCCTACGTTAGTGGTGACTTTAACCTCGGCAGCCGTACGAACGTAACATTGGGTCTACGTGGTGAGTATAACATTCAGGAGTTGAAAATTCAACGGCTGGGTGTCGATCAGCAACTGGTTAACCGGCGAATTTTCAGCCCGCTGCCATCCCTGAACGTTACGCATAAGCTTACTGACAAACACAGTGTACGACTAGCCTATTCGGCTACCGTTAACCGGCCCGAACTGCGTGAATTGGCCCCTTTCCAGTACTTCGATTTCAACCTGCTGGCTGTCGTAACGGGGAACACCGAACTCACGACGGCAACGATTCAGAACGTCGATTTGAAATGGGAGTACTATCCAAGTCCGAATGAGTTGATTTCGGTTACAGGTTTCTACAAACACTTCCGGAATCCAATTGAAAGCTTCCTGCTGCCAACGGGTAATGGATTCAGCTACACGTTCATCAACGCACCATCGGCCCGGAATTTCGGGGTAGAAGTTGAAATGCGGAAAGGCTTCAGCCAGTCGGGCAGTAAATTCCTCCAGAATTTACAGGTGGTAGCCAATGGTTCGCTGATCGACAGCCGGGTAACCCTGGGTGATTTTGTTCGCGCCCCGGATGCTACGTCAACGGTGATCGATGTGCCGCTGAAAGACTTAGCTGACCGGACCCGTCCCCTGGCAAACCAATCGCCTTACCTGGTCAATGCGGGTGTGTATTATCAGGAGCCGAACAGCGGTCTGCAATGGAACGTACTGTATAACATTTACGGACCTCGCATCTTCGCCGTAGGTACTCGGAATAACCCCACCATTTACGAACTGCCCCGCCACGCGATTGACCTGAACATCAGTAAAACCTTTAATCAGAAAATCGATGTGCGGCTAGGTATCCAGGATATACTGAATCAGGCAACCCGCTACGCACAGGATTTCAACGGGAACGGACGGGTTGACCGCGATCTCACCTCGCAATCGGTGAACGCAGACCAGATATTCCGGCGCTTCCGCCGTGGCCAGTACGTAACGCTGACGGGTGTGTACACCTTCGGCCGACGCACGATCGTTCCTTAA
- a CDS encoding M14 family zinc carboxypeptidase → MTTAYAQTDARRLHDAHDTYKQQHFTHRRFKHKDIVPLLDSLNGKGPLDVSQVGESLEKRAIYQVKAGTGENKVLLWSQMHGDEATATMALFDIFNFLTASGDEFDSLRQTILTNTTLYFIPMLNPDGAERFQRRTASDIDMNRDALRLQTPEGALLKNLQQTLKPLVGFNLHDQNPRYGVGKTGKQAVVSFLATAYDQARNVNEVRQRSMQLIAGMNRTLQAFIPDQVARYDDEFEPRAFGDNIQKWGTTLVLIESGGYKGDTEKMTIRRLNFVAILTALESIATGAYEQESTDDYQAIPENGRQLFDVLIRNATIIRNGKPTVVDVGINRLEVNTDSARSFRYRSVVEDIGDLSTFYGLDEIDATGLRLKTDRPLRLGQTASFTLLRDKEIVHTFVNGFWDDQIPANAKNEGDQTK, encoded by the coding sequence ATGACAACCGCTTACGCCCAAACAGACGCCCGTCGACTGCACGACGCGCACGATACGTATAAACAGCAGCACTTTACCCACCGCCGGTTCAAGCACAAGGATATTGTACCATTGCTGGATTCGCTGAACGGGAAAGGGCCACTGGACGTCAGTCAGGTCGGTGAGTCGCTGGAGAAGCGGGCTATTTACCAGGTCAAAGCCGGAACTGGGGAAAACAAAGTCCTGCTCTGGTCGCAGATGCACGGCGACGAAGCAACGGCCACGATGGCACTGTTTGATATTTTCAATTTCCTGACCGCGTCGGGCGATGAGTTCGACAGTCTGCGGCAAACGATTCTGACCAATACGACTTTGTACTTTATCCCGATGCTGAACCCAGACGGGGCCGAACGATTTCAGCGCCGGACGGCATCGGACATTGACATGAACCGGGATGCACTCCGCCTGCAAACGCCGGAAGGAGCGCTGCTTAAAAACCTGCAGCAGACCCTGAAACCGCTGGTGGGGTTCAATCTACACGACCAGAACCCTCGCTACGGCGTCGGAAAAACCGGCAAACAGGCGGTAGTGTCCTTTCTGGCGACAGCCTACGACCAGGCACGTAACGTAAACGAGGTACGACAGCGCTCTATGCAGCTCATTGCGGGTATGAACCGGACGTTGCAGGCGTTCATTCCCGATCAGGTGGCGCGCTACGACGATGAATTTGAACCTCGTGCCTTTGGCGACAACATTCAGAAATGGGGCACGACGCTGGTACTGATCGAATCGGGTGGCTACAAAGGCGATACAGAGAAAATGACCATCCGCCGACTGAATTTTGTGGCGATTCTGACCGCACTGGAATCAATTGCTACGGGGGCATATGAGCAGGAATCAACGGACGACTACCAGGCAATTCCCGAAAATGGGCGGCAGCTGTTCGACGTACTGATCCGGAACGCCACAATTATCCGGAACGGTAAACCGACTGTCGTTGATGTAGGCATCAATCGGCTGGAAGTGAATACTGATTCGGCGCGCAGCTTCCGCTATCGTAGTGTCGTTGAGGACATCGGCGACCTATCAACCTTCTACGGGCTGGACGAAATCGACGCAACCGGCCTCCGACTAAAGACCGATCGCCCACTTCGGCTCGGGCAGACGGCGAGCTTCACCCTCCTGAGAGACAAAGAGATCGTTCATACATTTGTAAATGGTTTCTGGGACGATCAGATTCCTGCTAATGCCAAAAACGAAGGCGACCAAACAAAATAG
- the crcB gene encoding fluoride efflux transporter CrcB produces the protein MKAYLLVFVGGGLGSLLRYVAGRFLPATINEVPFPSAILLVNIVASALLSAVVGWTLARSTGDEARLLIGVGFCGGLSTFSSFSNDTVVLLQNGRTGMAFLNIGLNVALCLLASTGGLLLGQKL, from the coding sequence ATGAAAGCCTATCTGCTTGTGTTCGTGGGAGGTGGTCTGGGGAGTCTGCTGCGTTACGTTGCTGGTCGGTTTCTTCCGGCAACAATCAACGAAGTACCTTTCCCGAGCGCTATTCTCCTGGTCAATATCGTAGCCAGCGCGTTGTTAAGCGCCGTTGTGGGCTGGACGCTGGCCCGCTCGACCGGTGATGAAGCCCGGCTGCTGATCGGGGTTGGATTCTGCGGGGGGCTGAGTACGTTTTCCAGCTTCAGCAACGATACCGTCGTGCTTCTTCAAAATGGCCGCACAGGTATGGCTTTCCTGAATATTGGCCTGAACGTCGCACTGTGCCTGCTGGCATCAACCGGTGGCCTTCTGCTGGGACAAAAACTGTAA
- a CDS encoding APC family permease has product MPQNQLKKLLGVGFGIAVTIGGTIGTGILRKPGPIAQDIGDPTLIIAVWLIVGAYALAGSLSVMELGTMLPKAGAWYVYTHRAFGNYAGFVIGISSWLGSISAMAFGAAVMSEYIGLLSPALVNYQKLIAIGILAAFVAFHWVGVRLASRAQEVMSVLKAVGLLAFVLVCFLITPDQARAASPTETIRPLAEGGLWLGILSALQAVFYTYDGWHTAAYFTEEDVDPSRNLPKSMISGVLLIIGIYILVNLALLYVLPMDTLAQSKLPAADAVQLLFGPGSAQVVTALLMISIMGIINAQIMFNPRVIFAMGRDKLFFRFVTAVNEGGTPTNATLLTAGTSMLMILTNTYGKLSDIATFFFVLCYASGFASLIQLRRTEPDLSRPVRAWGYPVSTWTLLIISLAFLMGVVIGDFSSSMYALGFIAVSYPIYRLIKRSTGIEN; this is encoded by the coding sequence ATGCCCCAGAACCAACTCAAGAAACTGCTCGGTGTCGGTTTCGGCATTGCCGTTACCATTGGCGGCACTATTGGCACCGGTATTTTGCGCAAGCCCGGTCCCATTGCGCAGGACATCGGCGACCCTACGCTCATCATCGCCGTCTGGCTGATTGTTGGTGCGTATGCACTGGCGGGTTCGCTGTCGGTGATGGAGCTGGGAACTATGCTGCCCAAGGCTGGGGCCTGGTATGTATACACCCACCGGGCTTTTGGAAATTACGCCGGCTTTGTCATCGGCATCAGTAGCTGGCTGGGCAGTATTTCAGCCATGGCATTCGGGGCCGCTGTGATGAGCGAGTATATCGGTTTGCTGTCGCCTGCTCTGGTCAACTACCAGAAACTGATCGCCATCGGAATCCTGGCGGCTTTTGTGGCCTTCCACTGGGTTGGGGTTCGGCTGGCCAGTCGGGCGCAGGAGGTAATGAGCGTATTGAAAGCCGTGGGGCTACTGGCTTTCGTACTTGTCTGTTTTTTGATTACGCCGGACCAGGCCCGGGCAGCCAGTCCAACCGAAACCATCCGCCCACTAGCTGAGGGTGGACTCTGGCTGGGAATTCTGTCAGCCTTACAGGCCGTTTTTTATACCTATGATGGCTGGCACACGGCGGCTTATTTTACGGAAGAAGACGTTGATCCCAGCCGTAACCTGCCGAAGTCGATGATCAGCGGGGTACTGCTCATCATTGGTATTTACATTCTGGTCAATCTGGCGCTGCTGTACGTCCTGCCAATGGACACGCTGGCCCAGTCGAAACTTCCGGCAGCCGACGCGGTGCAGTTACTGTTCGGACCGGGCAGCGCGCAGGTTGTTACGGCTCTGCTGATGATTTCGATTATGGGCATTATCAACGCGCAGATTATGTTTAACCCCCGCGTCATTTTTGCGATGGGTCGCGATAAACTGTTCTTCCGGTTTGTTACTGCTGTTAACGAAGGGGGAACGCCAACGAATGCTACGCTACTGACCGCCGGCACGTCCATGCTGATGATTCTGACCAATACGTACGGGAAACTCTCCGACATTGCTACGTTTTTCTTCGTGCTCTGTTACGCGTCGGGCTTTGCATCGCTGATCCAGCTTCGGCGTACGGAGCCCGACTTATCGCGCCCCGTACGCGCCTGGGGGTACCCAGTATCAACCTGGACTCTGCTGATTATTTCGCTGGCCTTTCTGATGGGTGTCGTAATCGGCGATTTTTCGAGCAGCATGTACGCCCTCGGCTTTATCGCCGTTAGCTACCCCATTTACCGGCTGATTAAACGGAGCACCGGCATAGAGAATTAG
- a CDS encoding chaperone modulator CbpM, with protein MNAEDLIPVRDFCVYHHIEISFVQSLEQRGLVEITTVEQVLFVPPSQVARLEKLVRLHQELEIHADDLDVVSNLLDRVEDLQQQVSRLQNQLSFYRQLA; from the coding sequence ATGAACGCTGAAGACCTGATTCCAGTACGCGACTTCTGCGTGTACCACCATATTGAGATATCGTTCGTTCAGTCGCTGGAGCAGCGCGGTCTGGTCGAAATAACCACCGTTGAGCAGGTACTATTTGTACCGCCTTCGCAGGTGGCCCGGCTCGAAAAACTGGTACGGCTGCACCAGGAACTTGAGATTCACGCCGACGATCTGGACGTAGTCAGTAACCTGCTTGATCGGGTTGAGGACCTGCAGCAGCAGGTTTCCCGTTTACAGAATCAGTTATCGTTCTACCGCCAGTTGGCGTAG
- a CDS encoding DnaJ C-terminal domain-containing protein — protein sequence MDFIDYYSILGVPKTASDDEIKKAYRKLARKMHPDLNPNDAEASKKFQQLNEANEVLSDPEKRKKYDQYGKDWQHAEQFEQARQQQQQRQAYSQAGGDGGYDFSGGFGGADFSDFFSSMFGQEAGGYSGRRQATFRGQDYQSELRLSLQDAYTTHKQNLTLDGKTIGITIKAGVENGQKIKLTGYGAPGVNGGPNGDLYITFVIADDSRYKRNGNDLYVTEEIDLFTALLGGQKVIETLSGKVKVTVTPETQNGTKIRLKGKGFPVYKQEGAFGDLYVQWQVKLPTNLTDEQKELIKQLQTLILTND from the coding sequence ATGGACTTTATCGATTATTACAGCATACTGGGTGTGCCAAAAACGGCCTCGGACGACGAAATAAAAAAGGCATACCGAAAGCTGGCCCGTAAGATGCACCCGGATCTGAATCCGAACGACGCGGAGGCCAGCAAGAAATTTCAGCAACTCAACGAGGCCAACGAGGTTCTGAGCGATCCCGAAAAACGAAAAAAATACGATCAGTACGGCAAAGACTGGCAGCACGCGGAACAGTTTGAACAGGCCAGACAACAGCAGCAACAGCGACAGGCGTACAGCCAGGCTGGTGGTGACGGTGGCTATGACTTTTCGGGTGGGTTTGGCGGAGCTGACTTCTCCGATTTTTTCTCGTCGATGTTCGGGCAGGAGGCCGGTGGCTATAGCGGTCGCCGACAGGCTACATTCCGGGGGCAGGATTACCAGTCCGAACTGCGCCTGAGTCTGCAGGACGCCTATACGACCCACAAGCAGAACCTGACCCTCGACGGGAAAACCATCGGTATTACCATCAAAGCGGGTGTCGAGAATGGACAGAAAATTAAACTGACGGGTTACGGTGCACCCGGCGTGAACGGCGGCCCCAATGGTGACCTGTACATTACGTTTGTGATTGCCGATGACAGCCGCTACAAACGGAACGGCAATGACCTCTACGTGACCGAAGAAATCGATCTATTCACAGCCCTGCTGGGTGGTCAGAAAGTGATCGAGACACTAAGCGGGAAGGTCAAAGTGACCGTGACCCCCGAAACGCAGAACGGCACTAAAATTCGGCTGAAAGGCAAAGGCTTTCCAGTGTATAAACAGGAAGGTGCATTCGGCGATCTCTACGTGCAGTGGCAGGTGAAATTACCGACGAACCTGACCGACGAGCAGAAAGAGCTGATCAAGCAATTACAGACCCTAATCCTAACCAATGACTAA